The Drosophila gunungcola strain Sukarami unplaced genomic scaffold, Dgunungcola_SK_2 000053F, whole genome shotgun sequence genome has a segment encoding these proteins:
- the LOC128264040 gene encoding protein NYNRIN-like encodes MSSEENATTIPPPGTWASGRHSGGSPNITSGLDFIGTWYGNTMLLVFIDIFSKWVELIPLKKATAAQLKFGFRERILARFGAPRRLTTARNSPAGFRAFCRNNGIQLEYTAPYSPQQNPTERANRTIKTMISQYVNQDHRTWDQLLPEIFLAINTSISDSTGFSPACLVQGREPRLQGALFNAVASDLHASPLDPTERAKRLQEAFRTALETNQIASQEQSRQYNLRRREWRSQIGSQVLVRLHHLSKAREGFNAKLAPKYAGPFKVVKFLQQVDGRKRRTAGIGDLKEYHPREKQHDDSTEDPRRSDSQPTLDDVPDTTLPE; translated from the exons ATGTCTTCTGAGGAGAATGCCACGACCATCCCTCCGCCGGGCACCTGGGCATCCGGAAGACACTCAGGAGGATCGCCCAACATTACTTCTGGCCTGGACTTCATCGGGACGTGGTACG GAAACACCATGCTCCTGGTTTTCATCGATATATTCTCCAAGTGGGTAGAGCTCATCCCATTGAAGAAGGCCACTGCCGCCCAACTGAAGTTCGGATTCCGAGAAAGGATCCTCGCTCGCTTTGGAGCCCCCAGGAGGTTGACAACGGCACGCAATTCACCAGCGGGCTTCCGGGCGTTCTGCCGGAACAACGGTATTCAACTGGAATACACCGCTCCGTACTCTCCCCAGCAAAATCCGACGGAGCGCGCCAACCGTACTATTAAGACAATGATATCACAATATGTAAATCAGGATCATCGGACATGGGACCAACTACTGCCCGAGATCTTCCTCGCCATAAACACCAGCATCTCAGATAGCACGGGGTTTAGTCCGGCTTGTCTAGTACAAGGTCGGGAGCCTAGGTTGCAAGGTGCCCTCTTCAATGCGGTCGCATCCGACTTACATGCCTCGCCATTGGACCCAACGGAACGAGCCAAAAGGCTTCAGGAAGCGTTCCGCACCGCCCTGGAAACCAATCAGATAGCTTCTCAGGAACAAAGTCGACAGTACAACCTGAGGCGACGTGAGTGGCGATCCCAAATAGGTTCACAGGTGCTAGTCCGTCTTCACCATCTGTCCAAGGCCAGAGAGGGCTTCAACGCAAAACTTGCACCGAAGTACGCGGGTCCATTTAAGGTGGTGAAATTTCTACAGCAGGTAGACGGCCGGAAGAGGCGTACAGCTGGCATAGGCGATCTAAAGGAATATCACCCGCGCGAAAAACAACACGACGACTCTACAGAAGACCCCAGGAGGAGCGATTCTCAACCCACACTTGATGACGTACCCGATACAACTCTACCAGAATAG